The stretch of DNA cggtctatgaaaatcctccacaattgaatgcagccattgccttatgctgcaatatcaataaggtactttcataattctattctaattcataattaatttaaaaacaagtatgtaatactactgaaattgtaatactaaacgagtgttctaaagcaccaaatctaattcagctaatccgttaattaaattaaattgttatacaatatcaatggattcatatggaagttaccggtagatcacaagtacgcaattcggcagagcttcgccgcttttcttctcttcACCCCTcacttttttcctgaattttttggctcaaatgacaaatggaatggcggcatatggcgaccagggcttatataggagGAGGGGACCCTGttgccccccccaacgggcgacaggcctgtcgcccgttgggggcgacaagccttttttttccagagacctcgttgcgaatttaaaaaaaatacacttagggcctgtcgccctatggggggcgaccgggggtatttttgaaatatttcaaaacggacatatatttttaaattttttattttttaaataatataaaaaagaaaaaagcgccaaAATAAGCCCAGCGCGCATActatggccctgtttgtttccgcttaTAAACGGATTCTCAGCCGTCAGAACGGCAGAAGGAAGAAAATCCCGCCAAACGGTCTGTGTTCGTCGCGCTTACCTCCATCGCGACTTCAGCATGCGGCAGCCTTTTGAACTAAGAATCCGTAATCGGAAATCGCGGAGAGAATCCCGATTCTCTGGCGAGCGAGGTTGGCAGAACGCGCGGCCCACGTACAcggtcccaaacagggcctatgtGCCCCTGTCCCTGTGTAGAAACTAGTTCCACTTCCACATGTCCTGAACTACTTGCTAACATTGTGTTAATTCTTGCTAATTTTATGTTACAGTTAGCCATAGGATTTTCGAAGATGGATACTAGCTTGATGATTTCTTGTCACATTGCCGTGGTAGTTGGCTCTGCCTTGCAATGCATCAACCTACTTATACTGAATGATGCTTACGGACATTGCCGTGATAGTCGATTCTGAAGTTGCTGCATTGTGTTGTTAGAACAAATTAGTGTCCAAAATTCTTCAGCGACAAGTCACTAATTTGGTGAGTTTTGATTTTGATGCGCTCTCATGTTCTCCCAAATTTAATTTAACATCTTATTTTTACATTACATGCTTGATCTGCTTTCATCTATCATTGCGTAAAGAGTGATGGGCATGAGATTACTGCAACGCATGGGCTCACTCACACTTTGGGGGGCAGGGTTATTAAAACAATAAAACAACGAAACGAATAGACGAAACGAATAGAGGGTGGGTAGATTTTAACGAAATGTTTTATCGTTTAAATGGACATTTTAACGTTTAAACGTCGATTTCACAAAAACGTTTTCACTTTCTCTTGAAAACGTCGTTTTACGTCGTTTTAATAACTCAGGTTGGGGGCTCATTGAACTTTCTTTTCTCAAATGATTTAATTTTTAGGAGAATTCTGAACTATCTTCTGATGCTAAATTGGATCTTCGAGGCTCCAACGAGACGGGCGTGCTAAATTTCCAGTGTTCTGGGTTTCTTAGATGACATCCAACAGATGCAAAGATTGCGAAAACTAAGTGACGTAGCCAATTGTGAATAAATTAGTTGAGGATTTCAGTACCACTACATTCCGATGACTCCGATCAATTACCAAACCAATGAGCAGGTAATAAAACGAGAGAGAATTTACAGCAACATTGGAGTTCGTTACCAGATGGAGACTAAATACAGACACACTAATGACCGCAAACTGGATTCAAACCATGCCATGACGGACGCAGGGACGACATGCCCATCACGCGGACTCTTGACACTACACGAGACCACAACGTCGAACCCGATTTTTATTTCACCAGCAGCACGACCCAGGCGGACTCCAGAGGGCAGCAGCATGGTTCATCACGCAGGCACGATGATGTCTAGCCCGAGATCTGGATGGACTTCACCTCGGGCTTCTTGACTTCGTCCTTGGGCACGGTGACGGTGAGCACGCCGTTCTCCATGGACGCCCTGATCTGCTCTGTCTTGGCGTTCTCCGGCAGCCGGAACCTGCGCATGAACCTGCCGCTGCTGCGCTCGACGCGGTGCCAGGTGTCCGTcttctcctcctgctccttgttGCGCTCGCCACTGATCTGGAGGACGTTGCCGTCCTCGACCTCCACCTTCACCTCCTCCTTCTTCAGCCCCGGGACGTCCGCCTTGAACACGTGCGCCTCGGGGGTCTCCTTCCAGTCGATCCGCGCGCCGGCGAAGGCCGCGGTCTCCGAGCTGGTGCGCGGGAACGAGGGGaagaggctgctgctgccggagcCGAAGGGGAAGCCCTCGAAGGGGTCCCAGAGGTCGAGGGAGAAGGGGTCGAACACGTTGCTGCGGCGGATCAGCGACATGGTCGGTGGGTTTTCTGAAGTGGTGTTTCTGAGTAATCGAGGATTCTTGGGTGAGGATCGAGTGATTTGGTTAGCTTCTGATCGTTTGCTTGGAGTGTTTCTTGGGTTCTTGTCGCCGCGGCGAGGGGAGATTTTATAGAGGAAAAGGATAGCTATGGAAGTGGAGGAGAAAGTAGTAGATTCTGGAGACTTCTCACGTGTTCGAGCTGGGACAAGACGCCGCTGGATCCGCCCGCCTGGCCGGAATGAGAATGGGGAAGGTGCTAGAGCTATCCAGAGTGGTGTGTGCGTCTCTCTCCCTTCTGGATCAGAAGTCGCTGGGCTTGTAGTGAAATTTTCTCTCATGGGCCAAGTTTTGTGCCGTAAAGAGTAGTCAACTATACGGCCCAACAAACATCGGGTCCACGCGTGCACACTACTCTGACCTTCATCTTCCTCGGAGTAGTTCAGAACTTCAGATTCAGGCgagtcgccggctcgccgcacgCACCTCGAGGCGAGCGGAGAGCGTGGTGAGGTAGCGAGGAGCAGGAGGATCCCACCGCTGCGGCAGCCATGTCGGTGCAGGAGTACCTAGAGAAGCACCTGCTCTCGCGCAAGATCGAGGAGGCCGTGAACGCGGCGGTCCGCGCCAAGGCCCCCGACCCGGTGCTCTTCATCGCGGGCCACAtgcggcgcgcggcgcccgcCGTGATCACGAGGGTGCGCGCTCGCCAGATCCTCGACGGGCACGGCGCGCCGGCCGTGGAGGTCGAGCTGCACACCAACAAGGCCGTGCACCGAGCgtccgcggccggcgcgggcgcgcccgaaggggccgccgccgacgcggcaGGGGACTCCGGGAGGCGGAAGATCCTCGCCAGGGCGGTTGCCGACGCGGTGCGGGTGATCAACGACAAGGTGTCGGAGGCGCTCGTGGGGATGGATCCGCAGCAGCAGGCGCAGATCGACCAGGCCATCATGGACTTGGACAAAGCGCGCCACAAGGTGCGGCTCTAGCAGACCCTTTCTTTTATCCTGCTCTGCGGTTAGTTTTGTTCCTGAATTCTACATTGCCAAACCCATTTTATAAGGTGTTGTAGACTAACACAAACAACTGATGACTCTATATGCTCGAGCAATACTTTACATTGGTATATTCAATTTTAGGGGCAGCATGTGATATTAATTCGTTTGGCTATATTTGACTGTTGGGAAATAACGCTATGCTCTTGTCATTTGTCTACTTTGTGTTTCTACTGATAATTACTGCATCAAATTCTTTGTATACTAATCCGTCTCCTTATTTCTAGCAAATGGATTTGTACCAAATGGAAATAACCATGATACTTGCGAAATGCAGGCTGAGCTTGGAGCAAATGCTATGCTGGCAGTATCGATTGCAGCTTGCAAAGCTGGTGCTGCTGAAAAAGAGGTGCTGGTTATCTGCTAAATCATAGGAATTGAGGTCAAAATGTCTTGATGCCACCGCACATAATTCTTATGGTTGGATCTTTGGATGCCTGTTGCTGTGCAGGTTCCCCTATACAAACATATAGCAGATCTTGTTGGCAAAAGCGCTACTACTATTCCTGTCCCTGCCATTACAGTCATCAATGGTGGAAAGCATGCTGGAAATGGTCTCCCCATTCAGGTATTCCTCCAAACCTTTAGGATTGCCTTGTAGAACCAAGTTCTCTGCAAGCTCCTGAGGgcacttttcttcttttttactAAAAAAACTTAGTAGAATCTGAGAAGTTGAAGGCACTATTCCCTTATTTTGTTCATGAGTCAGCTTTTGCCTAAACAAAAGTATATTAAGATAGTTGGTGGTTCATGTATATCAAGCTTATCAACATGAATAACTATAAGTCTGCAGTAAGTAAACTTTTCTTATTTGTAGGAAATTATGATCCTTCCTGTTGGTGCGAAGAACTTTGAAGAAGCAATGCAGATGGGTTCCGAGACCTATCATCATCTCAAGGTAGCCTTCACTCTAACAATCTCATGTTCTCAGCAACATGGATGTTGTTCTCCACTCATACTTGGATCATAATGTTCATCAAACAGCATAAAATTGTGTTCAATAAAAACCTAATATTGCACACTTATTTTCCTGatgccttcttttcttttcttcattcTGAATTTAGCTACTATTGATTCATTTCGGTTGGTTTCCCTTAAGGCAAAGTACTGACACCTTGGGCCTTTCTACACGTACTAGTTCTGTTTTTTCAGACTGACAGAAAAGACTTGGTCAGTTTTGTAGATATTTCCTTACCAATTAACATTACAGGATATTATCTTGGAGAAATATGGTGCAGAGAGTTGCAACATTGGAGATCATGGTGGGTTTGCTCCAAATATTTCCAGGCAAGTAAGAAACTAATTGACCGTTTTCTGATGTCACACATTTCTTGTTTTCCCTTTTAGGGATCTCCATGTAGATTTCACTAATGCCATATCTATGTTGCTTTTATAAATTTTCAGCATATCTGAAGGCCTAGATCTTGTGATTGCAGCAATAGAGAGGGCTGGATATAATGGAAGAATTAAATTGGCGATTGATGTAGCTGCTACTGATTTTTGTGTAGGTGAGTAGAAAAGCAGTGGTATTTCTCATGTGTGAACTGTGAAATGTTAAAACTTAGTCCTTGGAATCTAAATATCAAATAGACTACTGAAATTTGGTGATAGGATATCCTCACTCCGGTGCTTCGGTTGTATTTGAAGGAAGAGTTCACTTTGTGTATTATGTTGAAAAAGTTACGTTCCATACTTGCAATGTTTCTAGGGCCGTATCCATGCTTGCCTCATTGATTTCATACTGTAATCTTTTTGTTTAATATTGTCTCTACCGTTCACCAAAACAGTGCCACTGAAAACATGCTGCTAGGACCATCTAGCAGAAATCTTGTAATGATGCTGCTACATACTCTACTTACATCCTGATAATCAGATACTGTAGAATCTTGAACCATAGAAATAGTGAGCTTGAAACATAGGTAAAATATATATAGTCAATGCTTTCGGGTAGTTTGTATTTACCATACCAATCAGTTCCCTCAATGGTACGCTCATCCATCTCTTTACAGGTAAGAAATATGATCTGGAGTTCAAGTCAACAAAGAAATCAGGGCAGAACTTCAAAACTGCAGATGATATGATTGAAATCTATAGCCAGCTTTGTTCAGGTATCACTGACTTGTGGTTTgacatcaattttttttacatctTTAAGTTTCATAAAtggttaaaaatataaaatcgcTGATTTCTTCCTCCATATGACCACTAGAGTACCCACTTGTCTCCATTGAGCAGCCCTTTGACAAAGATGATTGGGAGCACTCAAAAAAGTTAACCACACTAGAGCTGTGCCAGGTAATTTTTGTTATCttgaaatttttgttttttatttcatgAGGAACTCATGGTATGaaatgtttataggttgcaggGGATGATTTATTGATGTCCGATCCCGAACGCATTAAGCGGGCAGTTAATGAGTACACTTGCAACGCTCTTGTGCTTAAGGCAAGTATCAAGTCATCCATCTGTGTATTTTTTCTAGAAAAAGATTTTGGAGCATTTTTTTTGTTACATATATCCATACTTTTGGAGCTGTTCGAAAATGACAAGTAACAATACCACATAAGGAACCCTGGAATTTGGCATATCTTATTTTGACTAAATATGGTCATCTTAGTGACTGGATGCTCATGCTGATTCTTCCTTTTGTGTGATCTTTGTGACCCTTCCTTTTCAATATTCATTATAGTGAAAGTTTTGTGTGATCTGAGTTGAGGTATTCAACCTGTAGCATGCAGACAAATCTATTTGTTATTTAAATTTGCTGGGAGACGAgaaacttgtttttttttggggggggggggggggtgtgaaACTTGCAATTAAACTACTAGGCTGTATTGCGCATgtattttttcttcttaatcATTGCTCCCTTGATTTCTTTCTGGACTTCTGTTGACTGTGGATTTCGAACGCATTTCTTTCAGGTCTTGGCAGGAAATATACTGTCACATGCCAAATTTCAATGTTCACAAGAGGCCCTTAGTATACCTGCTGTGTGTCTTATTATGTTCAGGATATTAATAGTATTTTTTTATATGCAGGTAAATCAAGTGGGCACTGTCACTGAGGCCATAGAAGTGGTGAAGCAGGCAAAGGATGCACATTGGGGTGTGATGGTGTCACATAGGTCTGGAGACACTGAGGATTCTTTCATCGCTGACCTGGCTGTTGGTGCTGCAGCTGGACAAATCAAAGCCGGTGCCCCCTGCCGTGGAGAGTGTCTCACTAAATACAATCAGGTCCTTCTTTCTGTCGAACTCTTTATATTTGTGGATATGCGAGTACACGCTGCATGAATACAGGCATACAGCTGACTTGTGGTAACCTTTCACGTTGTCTTTGCAGCTTCTTAGAATAGAGGAAGAAATTGGTAGTGAAGGCGTCTATGCAGGGGAGAATTGGAGAACTGCAAGCACGAGCTGACCTCTAGTATCGATGAGATGTGGGGAAAATTGGAGATATTGACCTGCTTTCATATGTAGCCACTTAGCCTTTAACTGTTGTCTTGTCCAATTGTGTTTATTCTTCCTCAGTAAAGGTGTGGAAGCAGGGCGGGGAAATACACGATTTTGAATTACACATATTATGGCAAAAAGTGTGGATGCACTGTCTGGTGGGGGTAGgtttacctttttttttaaattttttgtgcTGTTCTACTCGGATTTGTTTAATTCTTTATAGTCTGGACTATAAACATGAGTACAGAGAGCTTGAGAAAATGGTTTAAGAAATAGCAATGTGTTATACTCTAGCAATACTGGTCCATTCTTGTCTTGTGCAGCTAACCCTCTTCACTATTATGAAGCTATTCGGTGGTTCTCACGTCTCTAGCTTTTTTTTCCTGTTCTTTTCATAATTTCAAGAAAGTTTGCAAAACAATCCAAATTGGTGGTGTAAGCAACTTTGATGCCGTGAATTGTCCCATTCCCATCTCGTTTCCCATGGATCCGCCAGGCATTTCCAATACTTCCATTTGCATCGACTATGGTCCCAGCAAGAGGTGGCATGCTGATTCGGGAGAGCTCATGTCAAAAGGCAAAGCGTAATAGAGCAACAGGGATGTGTTGCAGTACAACAGCGTTCGAGAGTCGTAGACAGTtgccatcaaaaaaaaaaaagcaagagaGTCGGAGACAGTTCAGTAACAGACTAACAGAGTCGGGAGAGCTTCTTCActtccctttcctctctagAAGACAGGATCCTCCCAAGATAGGTGGACTTTCTGCCTATTTTTAGGGAAGCAAAATTCACTCAACCAAAAAGAATACTGAAACTGAGGATGACAAGCTGATATGGAACTAGACTGTAGTATTGTATCGCAAGGCAACAAAACAATATATCTATCAATAAGGGCAAGATACCCGATTTCAGTATCCGGTGCACAACAATTTCATTGAAAATGACAACAGTTCCATGGTTCACCAATGTGATTCAGCTAGCACAGCCGAAGATACCAAAGTAGAGAAGTCCGGTATCCTCAGGGCTAGACGGCATAACATACAGCCAGGTGGTTTTAAGTAAAAAAAGGAGGCTTCCAAACTCTTGCCTTCAAACCCCACTGTTGAAATGGCACGGATCAAGAGGAATCAGCAGCTGGCTGTTCAGGCTGTGCCTCCGTACGCTTGACCGATGCGCACTTGATCAGATGGTTGTagcttcccttctccttgaaAAGTTGAGAGAAATGGTGCTTGCAGTAGAGGATCCCCTCCAAGGCTGCATAGTTGGATGGTGTGATGGCACAGCCACCATGGGAGCACTTGAAGCAGGACTTGTGGTAGGC from Panicum virgatum strain AP13 chromosome 9K, P.virgatum_v5, whole genome shotgun sequence encodes:
- the LOC120652902 gene encoding 17.9 kDa class I heat shock protein codes for the protein MSLIRRSNVFDPFSLDLWDPFEGFPFGSGSSSLFPSFPRTSSETAAFAGARIDWKETPEAHVFKADVPGLKKEEVKVEVEDGNVLQISGERNKEQEEKTDTWHRVERSSGRFMRRFRLPENAKTEQIRASMENGVLTVTVPKDEVKKPEVKSIQISG
- the LOC120652901 gene encoding cytosolic enolase 3-like isoform X2 encodes the protein MSVQEYLEKHLLSRKIEEAVNAAVRAKAPDPVLFIAGHMRRAAPAVITRVRARQILDGHGAPAVEVELHTNKAVHRASAAGAGAPEGAAADAAGDSGRRKILARAVADAVRVINDKVSEALVGMDPQQQAQIDQAIMDLDKARHKAELGANAMLAVSIAACKAGAAEKEVPLYKHIADLVGKSATTIPVPAITVINGGKHAGNGLPIQEIMILPVGAKNFEEAMQMGSETYHHLKDIILEKYGAESCNIGDHGGFAPNISSISEGLDLVIAAIERAGYNGRIKLAIDVAATDFCVGKKYDLEFKSTKKSGQNFKTADDMIEIYSQLCSEYPLVSIEQPFDKDDWEHSKKLTTLELCQVAGDDLLMSDPERIKRAVNEYTCNALVLKVNQVGTVTEAIEVVKQAKDAHWGVMVSHRSGDTEDSFIADLAVGAAAGQIKAGAPCRGECLTKYNQLLRIEEEIGSEGVYAGENWRTASTS
- the LOC120652901 gene encoding cytosolic enolase 3-like isoform X1; this encodes MSVQEYLEKHLLSRKIEEAVNAAVRAKAPDPVLFIAGHMRRAAPAVITRVRARQILDGHGAPAVEVELHTNKAVHRASAAGAGAPEGAAADAAGDSGRRKILARAVADAVRVINDKVSEALVGMDPQQQAQIDQAIMDLDKARHKAELGANAMLAVSIAACKAGAAEKEVPLYKHIADLVGKSATTIPVPAITVINGGKHAGNGLPIQEIMILPVGAKNFEEAMQMGSETYHHLKDIILEKYGAESCNIGDHGGFAPNISSISEGLDLVIAAIERAGYNGRIKLAIDVAATDFCVGKKYDLEFKSTKKSGQNFKTADDMIEIYSQLCSEYPLVSIEQPFDKDDWEHSKKLTTLELCQVAGDDLLMSDPERIKRAVNEYTCNALVLKVLAGNILSHAKFQCSQEALSIPAVCLIMFRILIVFFYMQVNQVGTVTEAIEVVKQAKDAHWGVMVSHRSGDTEDSFIADLAVGAAAGQIKAGAPCRGECLTKYNQLLRIEEEIGSEGVYAGENWRTASTS